The following coding sequences lie in one Mycobacterium sp. DL440 genomic window:
- the dnaJ gene encoding molecular chaperone DnaJ, whose translation MARDYYGLLGVSKGASDSEIKRAYRRLARELHPDVNPDEEAQSRFTEIQVAYEVLSDPEKRRIVDMGGDPMESVGGAPGGFSGFGGLGDVFEAFFGGGTSSRGPIGRVRPGADSLLRMRLDLAECATGVTKQVAVDTAVLCDLCQGKGTNGNSTPVACDTCDGRGEIQTVQRSLLGQVMTTRPCPVCGGIGEVIPDPCNRCGGDGRVRARREISVKIPAGVGDGMRVRLAAQGEVGPGGGPAGDLYVEVHEKQHEIFVRDGDDLHCTISVPMVDAALGTTVSVDAILDGPTELTIPAGTQPGAVTTLRGHGMPHLRSGVRGDLHAHIDVVVPSRLDTADIDLLRKLKENRARDAAEVRSTQASASSGGLFSRLRETFSGR comes from the coding sequence GTGGCACGCGATTATTACGGCTTGCTCGGAGTGAGCAAAGGCGCGAGCGATTCAGAGATCAAACGCGCCTATCGGCGGCTGGCACGTGAGCTGCATCCCGACGTCAACCCCGACGAGGAAGCCCAGAGCAGGTTCACCGAGATCCAGGTCGCCTACGAGGTGCTGTCGGATCCGGAGAAGCGTCGCATCGTGGACATGGGCGGCGACCCGATGGAGTCGGTCGGTGGAGCGCCCGGTGGGTTCAGCGGGTTCGGTGGTCTCGGGGACGTGTTCGAGGCGTTCTTTGGTGGCGGAACATCCTCGCGCGGGCCGATCGGCCGGGTGCGGCCCGGCGCGGATTCACTCCTGCGAATGCGGTTGGACCTTGCGGAGTGCGCCACCGGCGTGACCAAGCAGGTCGCGGTGGACACCGCGGTGCTGTGCGATCTGTGTCAGGGCAAGGGCACCAACGGCAATTCCACGCCGGTCGCCTGTGACACCTGCGACGGCCGCGGCGAGATCCAGACCGTCCAGCGCTCGCTGCTGGGCCAGGTGATGACGACCCGTCCGTGCCCCGTGTGTGGGGGAATCGGTGAGGTCATCCCCGATCCGTGCAACCGCTGCGGTGGCGACGGTCGGGTGCGCGCCCGCCGTGAGATCAGCGTCAAGATCCCGGCCGGTGTCGGCGACGGCATGCGGGTGCGGCTGGCCGCGCAGGGCGAGGTCGGACCGGGTGGCGGACCGGCAGGCGATCTGTACGTCGAGGTCCACGAGAAGCAACACGAGATCTTCGTCCGCGACGGTGACGACCTGCACTGCACGATCTCGGTGCCGATGGTCGACGCTGCGCTGGGCACTACGGTCAGCGTCGACGCGATCCTCGACGGGCCCACTGAACTGACCATCCCCGCGGGCACACAGCCCGGTGCGGTGACCACATTGCGCGGCCACGGCATGCCGCACCTGCGTTCCGGCGTGCGCGGTGATCTGCACGCCCACATCGACGTGGTGGTGCCGTCGCGGCTGGACACCGCCGATATCGACCTGCTGCGCAAGCTGAAGGAGAATCGGGCCCGCGACGCGGCGGAGGTGCGTTCGACTCAGGCCTCAGCGAGCTCCGGCGGTCTGTTCAGCCGGTTGCGCGAGACGTTCTCCGGCCGCTGA
- the hrcA gene encoding heat-inducible transcriptional repressor HrcA encodes MGSADERRFEVLRAIVADFVATKEPIGSKTLVDRHNLGVSSATVRNDMAVLEAEGYITQPHTSSGRVPTEKGYREFVDRIDNVKPLSSSERRAILSFLESGVDLDDVLRRAVRLLAQLTRQVAIVQYPTLSTSSVRHLEVVALTPARLLLVVITDSGRVDQRIVELGDAIDEHELAKLREMLGQALEGKPLTAASIAVSDLATHLNGHGALADAVGRSATVLVETLVEHTEERLLLGGTANLTRNTADFGGSLRSVLEALEEQVVVLRLLAAQQQAGKVTVRIGHETEAEQMLGTSVVSTTYGSSGKVYGGMGVVGPTRMDYPGTIANVAAVALYIGEVLGTR; translated from the coding sequence GTGGGGAGTGCCGACGAGCGTCGTTTCGAGGTGCTGCGCGCCATCGTCGCCGACTTCGTGGCCACCAAGGAGCCGATCGGCTCCAAGACTCTGGTGGACCGTCACAACCTCGGCGTGTCGAGCGCCACGGTCCGCAATGACATGGCGGTGTTGGAGGCGGAGGGCTACATCACCCAGCCCCACACGAGCTCGGGCCGGGTGCCCACCGAGAAGGGTTACCGCGAGTTCGTCGACCGCATCGACAACGTCAAGCCGCTGTCCTCATCGGAGCGCCGCGCGATCCTGTCCTTCCTGGAATCCGGGGTGGACCTCGACGACGTGCTGCGGCGGGCGGTGCGGCTGCTCGCGCAGCTGACCCGGCAGGTCGCCATCGTGCAGTACCCGACGCTTTCCACCTCGTCCGTCCGCCACCTTGAGGTGGTGGCACTGACTCCCGCCCGGTTGCTGCTGGTGGTCATCACCGATTCGGGCCGGGTGGATCAGCGCATCGTGGAACTCGGCGATGCGATCGACGAGCATGAGCTGGCCAAACTCCGCGAGATGCTGGGGCAGGCGCTGGAAGGCAAGCCGCTGACGGCGGCGTCGATCGCGGTGAGCGATCTCGCCACGCATCTCAACGGCCACGGCGCGCTGGCCGATGCCGTCGGCCGGTCGGCGACCGTCCTGGTCGAGACCCTCGTCGAGCACACCGAAGAACGACTGTTGCTGGGCGGCACCGCCAACCTGACCCGGAACACCGCCGATTTCGGCGGATCGCTGAGGTCGGTGCTGGAGGCGCTCGAGGAGCAGGTGGTGGTACTACGGCTGTTGGCGGCCCAGCAACAAGCGGGCAAGGTGACCGTGCGGATCGGTCACGAGACCGAGGCCGAGCAGATGCTGGGTACGTCGGTGGTGAGCACCACCTACGGCAGCTCGGGCAAGGTGTACGGCGGAATGGGTGTGGTAGGTCCCACCCGAATGGACTATCCGGGAACGATCGCCAATGTTGCGGCGGTTGCTCTTTATATCGGCGAAGTCCTAGGTACTCGTTAA
- a CDS encoding MbtH family protein, whose product MSSNPFDDENGTFYVLVNDEDQHSLWPAFADVPAGWRTVFGAAGRAECLSYVEEIWSDVRPRSLREALAH is encoded by the coding sequence ATGAGTTCCAATCCGTTCGATGACGAGAATGGCACGTTCTATGTGCTGGTCAACGATGAGGACCAGCACAGCCTGTGGCCGGCGTTCGCCGATGTGCCCGCCGGTTGGCGGACGGTCTTCGGTGCGGCCGGCCGGGCCGAGTGCCTGAGCTATGTCGAGGAGATCTGGTCGGACGTGCGGCCCCGGAGCCTGCGTGAGGCGTTGGCACACTAG